Proteins found in one Molothrus aeneus isolate 106 chromosome 20, BPBGC_Maene_1.0, whole genome shotgun sequence genomic segment:
- the PIGW gene encoding phosphatidylinositol-glycan biosynthesis class W protein encodes MSQKQLKEAFISNLNGTSLLEISAGLSLPPLCLLCRGLLLILYYLHHGKPVSSRKYSLLLDFLVLVSPLVFSCTVLSPIIFLIPVVLAAFCAGIFSKIYSQTKREARAPFGQIVKEFQKARLDPECIPAITVFRVYVNVLTSISILAVDFPQYPRRYAKAETYGTGAMDLGVGAFIFGNALVCPEVRQKPHGTQPRFSSLARQVFSVWPLIALGVGRLLSVKSIEYHEHTSEYGVHWNFFFTLALVRLAASLLLAIFPKHKAWLVALAVAVLYQLLLSTTSLKMFILHGSDGRGSRLGFLDANREGLFSLFGYLAIYLASVQVGLWLLQRRSSVRGWLEALGGLVLAMLVLWVLLQLCQACTEPVSRRTANLPFCTWVLAHCLLLLGFFVLTDLSLVFTKLLVKGSSVPCCWKVVQPPDSREKQGMEAERVGRQDKLSQLCLISAINKNQLLFFLLANVMTGAVNILIDTIHSKAAFTLCILHLYMFFNCLIMYILHARNIVLKFW; translated from the coding sequence atgtCCCAAAAACAGCTGAAAGAAGCCTTTATCAGCAATCTGAACGGAACGAGTTTGCTGGAAATTTCTGCAGGCTTGTCCCTTCCTCCGCTGTGCCTGCTGTGCAGAGGGCTCCTCCTGATCCTGTACTACCTGCACCATGGAAAACCTGTAAGCTCAAGGAAGTACAGCCTGCTGCTGGACTTCCTGGTGCTGGTGTCTCCTCTCGTGTTCTCCTGCACTGTCTTGTCTCCAATCATCTTTTTGATACCAGTTGTCCTTGCTGCCTTCTGTGCCggaatattttccaaaatatacAGCCAGACAAAACGGGAGGCCAGAGCGCCCTTTGGGCAAATTGTAAAAGAATTCCAGAAGGCACGCTTGGACCCCGAGTGCATTCCAGCAATAACTGTGTTCCGTGTTTATGTCAACGTGCTGACATCCATCAGCATTTTGGCCGTGGATTTCCCGCAGTACCCCCGGCGATACGCCAAGGCCGAGACCTATGGCACCGGAGCCATGGATTTGGGGGTGGGAGCCTTCATCTTTGGAAATGCTCTTGTTTGCCCTGAGGTTCGCCAGAAGCCTCACGGGACTCAGCCCAGGTTCTCCAGTCTGGCCAGGCAGGTGTTTTCTGTGTGGCCGCTGATTGCCCTCGGCGTGGGGCGGCTGCTGAGCGTCAAATCCATCGAGTACCACGAGCACACCTCGGAGTACGGCGTGCACTGGAACTTCTTCTTCACCTTGGCGCTGGTGAGACTTGCAGCCTCTCTGCTTTTAGCCATATTCCCCAAACACAAGGCTTGGCTcgtggctctggctgtggctgtgctctaccagctgctcctcagcacgACCTCTCTGAAGATGTTCATCCTGCACGGGAGCGACGGCCGGGGCTCCCGGCTTGGCTTCCTCGATGCCAACCGGGAAGGGCTGTTTTCCCTCTTTGGCTACCTGGCCATCTACCTGGCGAGCGTGCaggtggggctgtggctgctgcagcgcAGGAGCTCGGTCAGGGGCTGGCTGGAAGCCCTCGGGGGGCTGGTCCTGGCCATGCtggtgctgtgggtgctgctgcagctgtgccaggcgtGCACGGAGCCCGTGTCCCGCCGCACGGCCAACCTGCCCTTCTGCACCTGGGTGCTCGcccactgcctgctgctgctgggcttctTTGTGCTCACTGACCTCAGCCTGGTGTTCACAAAGCTGCTGGTCAAGGGCTCCagtgtgccctgctgctggaaggtTGTGCAGCCCCCTGATTCCAGGGAAAAGCAAGGAATGGAGGCCGAGCGGGTGGGAAGGCAGGACAAGCTGTCACAGCTATGCCTGATTAGTGCTATTAACAAAAATCAATTACTGTTTTTCTTGCTAGCGAATGTCATGACTGGTGCTGTGAACATTCTGATAGACACAATCCACAGCAAGGCTGCCTTTACATTATGCATACTGCACTTGTACATGTTTTTTAACTGTTTAATTATGTATATATTGCACGCCAGAAATATAGTATTAAAGTTTTGGTGA